TTAAGGCCGGGCTCCCGCTCATTGTTGTAGCCGCCGTAGTGGCGCTCAGTCTACTTCCGATTTTATTTCCCTTCTTTCCAAAAGGGTAGAAACAGTATCTTACAAGGAGATTTATACATGCCAAATAAAAATGAATTCGTAACACTCATGACCGATACCATGGCCAAGTTTGTAGCCCTGGTCGGGAAAAAGCTCCCCGACGATGTGGAAGCCAAGTTAATTGAGCTGCGCAAAGGGGAGACAAGTCCCCTGGCCAAAACTATCTACGACACCATGTTCGAGAATCAGCGGCTGGCGGAGGAATTGAACCGCCCCAGCTGCCAGGACACCGGGGTTCTCCAGTTTTTCGTAAAGGCGGGAACCGGTTTCCCCCTGCTCGGAGAAATCGAGCGGATACTTACCGATGCGGTGCTCAAGGCCACCGTGGAAGCCCCGCTGCGCCACAACAGTGTTGAAACCTTTGACGAGTACAACACCGGGAAAAATGTAGGAAAGGGAACTCCAAGCGTATTCTGGGAAATAGTTCCCGACAAGGATACTGTTGAGATTGATGTTTATATGGCCGGCGGCGGCTGCACCCTGCCGGGGAAAGCCATGGTGCTCATGCCCGGCGCCGGCTACGAAGGGGTCACCCAGTTCGTCCTGGACGTGATGACCAGCTACGGCCTCAATGCCTGTCCGCCCCTGCTGGTCGGTGTTGGGGTAGCGACCTCGGTGGAAACCGCCGCCCTACTCTCCAAAAAAGCCCTGATGCGCCCCCTGGGATCACACAATTCCAATGAACGGGCGGCCAAGCTGGAAACACTCCTGGAGACGGGGATCAACAAGATCGGCCTTGGCCCCCAGGGCATGTCCGGCGCCTATTCAGTAATGGGTGTACATATTGAAAACACCGCCCGGCATCCCTCCACCATCGGAGTTGCGGTGAATATCGGCTGCTGGTCCCACCGCCGGGGGCATATCAACTTTGACAGCCGGATCAACCATACCATCACCACCCACAAGGAGGCTGTACTATAATGGCCAAAAAAATACTCACCACGCCGATCCAAGATGAAGACCTGGCAGACATCAGAATCGGCGATATCATCTACCTGAACGGACATCTGATCACCTGCCGGGACGTGGCCCACCGCCGCCTGATCGAGCACAAGATGCCCCTCCCGGTGGATCTGAGGGGGAAGGCCATTTTCCACGCCGGTCCCATCATCAAGCCCCTGGGGAATGATAAATTCCTCATGGTATCCGTAGGCCCTACTACCTCAATGCGGATGGAAAAATTCGAAAAGGAATTTGTCGCCCAGACCGGGGTCAAACTGATAGTCGGCAAGGGAGGCATGGGTTCCAATACGGAAGCAGCCTGCAAGGAGCATAAGGCCCTGCACGTGGTTTTTCCCGCAGGCTGTGCAGTGGTTGCCGCCACCCAGGTGGAGGAGATCGAACAGGCCGAATGGCGGGATCTCGGCATGCCCGAAACCCTCTGGGTCTGTCGTGTCAAGGAATTCGGCCCCCTCATCGTATCTATTGATACCTACGGCGACAATCTCTTTGAAAAGAACAAGCTGGTATTTAACCAGCGTAAGGATGAGGTGTATAAGGAAATAGCATCCCAGGTAAGCTTTATTAAATGATTTATTTCCAAACCTGGTATTTTGAAAAAGCTGCAAACAAAAGCCATTTAAAATAATGTCAGCGGGGCTCCGGTTCAGGAAAATTTTCTGTTCCGGAGCCCCGACCG
This portion of the Treponema primitia ZAS-1 genome encodes:
- the ttdA gene encoding L(+)-tartrate dehydratase subunit alpha gives rise to the protein MPNKNEFVTLMTDTMAKFVALVGKKLPDDVEAKLIELRKGETSPLAKTIYDTMFENQRLAEELNRPSCQDTGVLQFFVKAGTGFPLLGEIERILTDAVLKATVEAPLRHNSVETFDEYNTGKNVGKGTPSVFWEIVPDKDTVEIDVYMAGGGCTLPGKAMVLMPGAGYEGVTQFVLDVMTSYGLNACPPLLVGVGVATSVETAALLSKKALMRPLGSHNSNERAAKLETLLETGINKIGLGPQGMSGAYSVMGVHIENTARHPSTIGVAVNIGCWSHRRGHINFDSRINHTITTHKEAVL
- the ttdB gene encoding L(+)-tartrate dehydratase subunit beta — translated: MAKKILTTPIQDEDLADIRIGDIIYLNGHLITCRDVAHRRLIEHKMPLPVDLRGKAIFHAGPIIKPLGNDKFLMVSVGPTTSMRMEKFEKEFVAQTGVKLIVGKGGMGSNTEAACKEHKALHVVFPAGCAVVAATQVEEIEQAEWRDLGMPETLWVCRVKEFGPLIVSIDTYGDNLFEKNKLVFNQRKDEVYKEIASQVSFIK